A portion of the Gemmatimonadales bacterium genome contains these proteins:
- a CDS encoding acyl-CoA carboxylase subunit beta: MAAGRVPVLSFARAGRQVGAPRKLRTRRPDVTMQNKLKRLEALAAEAVAGGGPDRVASQHGKGKLTARERLDILLDEGTFVELDRFVTHRSHDFGLDEQKILGDGVVTGYGKVNGRIVYVFSQDFTVFGGSLSEAHAEKICKVMDLAMRNGAPVIGLNDSGGARIQEGVASLGGYAEIFLRNTLASGVVPQISVILGPCAGGAVYSPAITDFVFMVRGTSFMFVTGPNVVKTVTHEDVTAEQLGGADVHAGTSGVAHVVAPSEPECLAAVRALLDYLPSNNLESPPSVPTKQADERRDESLLAIVPDEPSKPYDMHDVLKRVVDGGGFFEIHREYAANIICGFAHLGGRAVGIVGNQPAALAGVLDIGASLKAARFVRFCDAFNIPIVTFVDVPGFLPGTAQEHGGIIKHGAKLLYAYCEATVPKITVITRKAYGGAYDVMSSKHIRGDVNLAWPTAEIAVMGPKGAVEILFKKEIETSPDPEAAAAERLGEYTEKFAHPYIAAGRGYVDDVIDPRDTRARLIDALEMLRTKRDRNPPKKHGNIPL, translated from the coding sequence ATGGCCGCCGGTCGCGTCCCGGTATTATCGTTCGCGCGGGCGGGGCGCCAGGTGGGTGCCCCGCGGAAGCTGCGCACAAGGCGGCCGGACGTGACGATGCAGAACAAGCTCAAACGCCTGGAGGCCCTCGCGGCCGAGGCCGTCGCTGGCGGCGGCCCCGATCGGGTCGCCTCCCAGCATGGCAAGGGCAAGCTCACCGCGCGGGAGCGGCTCGACATCCTCCTCGATGAGGGGACGTTCGTCGAGCTCGACCGCTTCGTCACCCACCGCTCGCACGACTTCGGCCTGGACGAGCAGAAGATTCTCGGCGACGGCGTGGTTACGGGCTACGGCAAGGTGAACGGCCGGATCGTCTACGTATTCTCGCAGGACTTCACCGTCTTCGGCGGGTCGCTCTCCGAGGCTCACGCCGAGAAGATCTGCAAGGTGATGGATCTCGCGATGCGGAACGGCGCGCCGGTGATCGGGCTCAACGATTCGGGCGGCGCGCGCATCCAGGAGGGCGTCGCCTCGCTGGGCGGCTATGCCGAGATCTTCCTGCGCAATACGCTGGCCTCCGGCGTGGTGCCGCAGATCTCGGTCATCCTCGGCCCGTGCGCGGGCGGCGCGGTGTATAGCCCGGCCATCACCGACTTCGTCTTCATGGTGCGCGGCACCAGCTTCATGTTCGTGACCGGCCCCAACGTCGTGAAGACGGTCACGCACGAGGACGTGACGGCCGAGCAGCTGGGCGGCGCGGACGTGCACGCCGGGACCTCGGGGGTCGCGCACGTCGTGGCGCCGAGCGAGCCGGAGTGCCTCGCGGCGGTGCGCGCGCTGCTCGACTACCTGCCTTCCAACAACCTTGAGAGCCCGCCCAGCGTCCCGACGAAGCAGGCCGACGAACGGCGCGACGAGTCGTTGCTCGCCATAGTCCCCGACGAGCCGTCGAAGCCGTACGACATGCACGACGTGCTGAAGCGCGTGGTGGACGGCGGCGGTTTCTTCGAGATCCACCGCGAGTACGCCGCGAACATCATCTGCGGCTTCGCGCATCTGGGAGGGCGCGCGGTGGGTATCGTCGGAAACCAGCCGGCGGCGCTCGCCGGCGTGCTCGACATCGGCGCCTCGCTCAAGGCGGCGCGCTTCGTGCGCTTCTGCGACGCGTTCAACATCCCGATCGTAACTTTCGTGGACGTGCCCGGCTTCCTGCCCGGAACCGCCCAGGAGCACGGCGGCATCATCAAGCACGGCGCGAAACTGCTCTATGCGTACTGCGAGGCGACGGTCCCGAAGATCACGGTGATCACCCGCAAGGCGTACGGCGGCGCGTACGACGTCATGAGCAGCAAGCACATCCGCGGAGACGTGAACCTCGCGTGGCCGACCGCGGAGATCGCGGTGATGGGGCCCAAGGGCGCGGTGGAGATCCTGTTCAAGAAGGAGATCGAGACGAGCCCGGACCCGGAAGCCGCCGCCGCCGAGCGGCTGGGAGAGTACACCGAGAAGTTCGCGCATCCGTACATCGCGGCGGGGCGGGGGTATGTGGACGACGTGATAGATCCGCGCGACACGCGGGCCCGGCTGATCGACGCGCTTGAGATGCTGCGGACCAAGCGGGACCGCAATCCGCCGAAGAAGCATGGGAACATCCCCCTGTAA
- a CDS encoding acetyl-CoA carboxylase biotin carboxylase subunit, with product MKRVLVANRGEIALRIIRGCHDEGIEAVAVYSDVDRLSTHVRAADASAAIGGAAPAESYLDIQKLLDAAKQTGADSVHPGYGFLSERADFAKAVTAAGLTFIGPPASAIAAMGDKTVARKRMREVGVPVVPGTVEAIRTVEQATKSAATIGYPILLKAAAGGGGRGMRVVRDSREMEGAFEAARNEATKAFGDGRIYLERLLERPRHVEVQVLADQHGRTINLGERECSIQRRHQKLIEEAPSPAVTAAIRRQMGEAAVRAALAVGYVSAGTVEFLLMPNGDFFFLEMNTRLQVEHPVTELIFGVYLVRLQLKIAQGHHISLPERALAPRGWAMECRITCEDPFADFMPAGGTVGHMRVPAGPGVRWDGWIEPGSEVPLHYDSLLGKLVVWGESRERAIKRMRRALDDLVIVGVPTSREFHQRVMVEPGFCAGDIDIEYWERVGRGLMARPPDPDLLEAAAIAAALLEEERHGGRRPPDGRPGEPDAGDPASSWLREARREGLR from the coding sequence ATGAAACGCGTCCTCGTCGCCAACCGCGGGGAGATCGCGCTGCGCATCATCCGCGGCTGCCACGACGAGGGGATCGAGGCGGTCGCGGTGTATTCTGACGTGGACCGGCTTTCTACGCACGTGCGCGCGGCGGACGCGTCAGCCGCCATCGGTGGTGCCGCGCCCGCCGAGTCCTACCTCGACATCCAGAAGCTCCTCGACGCCGCGAAACAAACCGGCGCGGACTCGGTGCATCCAGGCTACGGCTTCCTTTCCGAGCGGGCGGACTTCGCGAAGGCGGTGACGGCCGCCGGACTCACGTTCATCGGGCCGCCCGCCTCGGCCATCGCCGCGATGGGCGACAAGACGGTCGCGCGCAAGCGCATGCGCGAGGTCGGCGTACCGGTGGTGCCCGGCACGGTGGAGGCGATCCGCACCGTGGAGCAAGCCACGAAGTCCGCCGCCACCATAGGCTACCCGATCCTCCTCAAGGCCGCGGCGGGCGGGGGCGGCCGCGGGATGCGCGTGGTGCGGGACTCGAGGGAGATGGAGGGTGCGTTCGAGGCCGCGCGGAACGAGGCCACCAAGGCGTTCGGCGACGGGCGCATCTACCTCGAGCGGCTCCTGGAGCGGCCGCGCCACGTGGAGGTCCAGGTCCTCGCCGACCAGCACGGCCGCACCATCAACCTCGGTGAGCGCGAGTGCAGCATCCAGCGGCGCCACCAGAAGCTGATCGAAGAGGCGCCGTCGCCCGCCGTCACCGCGGCGATCCGACGCCAGATGGGTGAGGCGGCGGTGCGCGCCGCGCTGGCGGTGGGATACGTCAGCGCCGGCACGGTGGAGTTCCTGCTGATGCCTAACGGCGACTTCTTCTTCCTGGAGATGAACACCCGTCTCCAGGTGGAGCATCCGGTCACCGAGCTGATCTTCGGCGTCTACCTGGTGCGCCTGCAGCTGAAGATCGCGCAGGGGCATCATATCAGCCTGCCGGAGCGCGCGCTCGCGCCCCGTGGCTGGGCGATGGAGTGCCGCATCACCTGCGAAGACCCGTTCGCCGACTTCATGCCGGCGGGCGGGACGGTGGGTCATATGCGCGTGCCGGCGGGACCCGGCGTGCGTTGGGACGGCTGGATCGAACCGGGCAGCGAAGTGCCGCTGCACTACGACTCGCTCCTCGGCAAGCTGGTGGTCTGGGGCGAGTCGCGGGAGCGCGCGATCAAGCGCATGCGGCGCGCGCTCGACGATCTCGTCATCGTGGGCGTGCCGACGTCCCGCGAGTTTCACCAGAGGGTGATGGTCGAACCGGGGTTCTGCGCCGGCGACATCGACATCGAGTACTGGGAGCGGGTGGGCCGCGGGCTGATGGCGCGTCCGCCGGATCCGGACCTCCTGGAGGCTGCGGCCATCGCGGCGGCGCTGCTCGAGGAAGAACGGCACGGAGGCCGGCGGCCGCCCGATGGCCGGCCGGGGGAGCCGGACGCCGGCGACCCGGCGAGCTCGTGGCTGCGCGAGGCGCGTCGTGAAGGGCTGCGGTGA
- a CDS encoding methyltransferase domain-containing protein: protein MTAEPGAAGTLGPAQPAAAAAEEILIESLAAGGDGVGHLADGITAFVPRAAPGDRLLLHEVRRRKRHARAEIAAILSAGPDRVEPPCAHFTRDHCGGCQWQHLSAEAQAAAKRRIVGDALRRIGGLDVPDPELVPSPRSLRYRTTVTLTVRPTGGAPTVGFHDATDSGRVFPLEHCAIARDELNALWRAVEPYRASLPAGNDVRLKLRVAPDGGLHVVVAGGDDAWTTSEPMARAAAAAGLAATIWWQPAGGAVRRMSGPDADAGAVSFEQVNAEVAALLREAVVRAAAPPAGTPDRWRVLDLYAGAGDTALPLAEGGCEVVMVELDRRAVERARDRARAKGLTVRCLAARVEERLEKLLPADAVIVNPPRAGLSEPVTRLLASAPPRRLVYVSCDPATLARDLERLGATRDRIASVQAFDMFPETSHIETAVVLDR, encoded by the coding sequence GTGACGGCGGAGCCGGGCGCCGCCGGCACGCTCGGCCCGGCGCAGCCGGCGGCCGCGGCGGCGGAGGAGATCCTCATCGAATCGCTCGCTGCGGGAGGGGACGGCGTGGGCCATCTCGCCGACGGGATCACGGCGTTCGTGCCCCGCGCCGCGCCCGGAGACCGATTGCTCCTTCACGAGGTGCGACGCCGGAAACGCCATGCCCGCGCCGAGATCGCGGCGATCCTCTCCGCCGGTCCCGATCGGGTCGAACCGCCCTGCGCGCACTTCACCCGCGACCACTGCGGCGGGTGCCAGTGGCAGCACCTGTCGGCCGAGGCGCAGGCGGCGGCGAAGCGCCGCATCGTCGGCGACGCGCTCCGGCGCATCGGCGGGCTGGACGTCCCGGATCCGGAGCTGGTGCCGAGCCCGCGTTCGCTTCGCTATCGGACGACGGTGACCCTAACGGTGCGTCCCACCGGCGGCGCGCCGACCGTCGGCTTCCACGACGCCACCGACAGCGGCCGAGTCTTCCCGCTCGAGCACTGCGCTATCGCCCGTGACGAGCTCAACGCGCTGTGGCGGGCGGTCGAGCCGTATCGCGCGTCGCTGCCGGCCGGGAACGACGTCAGGCTCAAGCTCCGCGTCGCGCCCGACGGAGGCCTGCACGTGGTCGTGGCCGGCGGCGACGACGCCTGGACCACCTCCGAGCCGATGGCGCGCGCCGCGGCCGCGGCGGGCCTTGCGGCGACCATCTGGTGGCAGCCGGCGGGCGGAGCGGTGAGGCGGATGTCGGGACCCGACGCGGATGCCGGCGCTGTCTCGTTCGAGCAGGTCAACGCGGAGGTGGCGGCGCTCTTGCGCGAGGCCGTCGTGAGGGCCGCCGCGCCTCCGGCCGGCACGCCGGACCGTTGGCGCGTGCTGGACCTCTACGCCGGCGCCGGCGACACGGCGCTGCCGCTCGCCGAGGGCGGCTGCGAGGTCGTCATGGTGGAGCTGGACCGCCGGGCGGTCGAGAGGGCGCGCGATCGGGCCCGGGCGAAAGGGCTGACGGTCCGCTGTCTAGCCGCGAGGGTGGAGGAGCGCCTGGAGAAGCTGCTGCCGGCGGACGCCGTCATCGTGAACCCGCCGCGCGCTGGACTCTCGGAGCCGGTCACCCGGCTGCTGGCGTCGGCTCCGCCGCGACGCCTGGTCTACGTCTCCTGCGATCCCGCGACGCTCGCCCGGGACCTCGAGCGCCTCGGCGCGACCCGCGACCGGATCGCATCGGTGCAGGCGTTCGACATGTTCCCCGAGACCAGCCACATCGAGACGGCGGTGGTTCTCGACCGCTAG
- a CDS encoding alanine dehydrogenase, which yields MDIGIPKESLAREHRVALAPSGVKTLVERGHRVYVETGAGGEAGHGDGDYQSAGATVVYARDEVFHRSGLLLGVQAPAPADYLLLQPGQTVLAFWMLPALHAESLRVLMDRQITAIGLEAIEDDDGRAPALTSMSEIAGALAVIVGAGLLLNEFGGKGILLTGAPGVPPAQLVILGAGVLGQAAARAAAGLGAEVLLLDVSTEKLREAVDRLPGRMPTMVASPHNIERALSFADLVIAAPAVHGDRAPVVITRAMLKRMKPRSVIMDFAIDMGGCLETSRPTYFPNPTYEVDGILHFCVPNLPAIVARSATLALTNTVGPWVMELAEKGADAALAGDRALRRGAYLHGGRCVKESLSQLFGLPFQPFSVPER from the coding sequence TTGGACATCGGCATTCCGAAGGAATCGCTCGCGCGGGAGCACCGGGTGGCGCTCGCCCCGTCGGGGGTCAAGACCCTGGTCGAGCGCGGGCACCGGGTGTACGTGGAGACGGGCGCGGGCGGCGAAGCGGGCCACGGGGACGGCGACTACCAGTCGGCGGGCGCGACGGTGGTGTACGCCCGCGACGAGGTATTCCACCGCTCCGGGCTGCTGTTAGGCGTCCAGGCACCCGCTCCCGCCGACTACCTGCTGCTCCAGCCGGGGCAGACGGTGCTGGCGTTCTGGATGCTGCCGGCCCTGCACGCCGAAAGCCTCCGCGTCCTGATGGACCGTCAGATCACGGCGATCGGGCTGGAGGCGATCGAGGACGATGACGGCCGGGCGCCGGCGCTGACCAGCATGTCGGAGATAGCGGGAGCGCTGGCGGTGATCGTCGGGGCGGGACTGCTCCTCAACGAGTTCGGAGGGAAGGGGATCCTGCTGACCGGCGCGCCCGGTGTGCCTCCCGCCCAGCTGGTGATACTCGGCGCGGGGGTGCTGGGCCAGGCTGCAGCGCGCGCGGCCGCCGGCCTGGGCGCCGAGGTCCTGCTGCTGGACGTCAGCACCGAGAAGCTCCGGGAGGCGGTGGACCGGCTTCCGGGACGGATGCCGACGATGGTGGCGTCGCCTCACAACATCGAACGGGCGCTCTCGTTCGCCGATCTCGTCATCGCGGCGCCCGCAGTGCACGGCGACCGCGCCCCGGTCGTGATCACCCGCGCCATGCTGAAGAGGATGAAGCCTCGCAGCGTCATCATGGACTTCGCGATCGACATGGGCGGGTGCCTCGAGACCTCTCGGCCCACCTACTTCCCGAACCCGACCTACGAGGTGGACGGGATCCTCCACTTCTGCGTCCCGAATCTCCCCGCCATCGTCGCCAGGTCGGCCACGCTGGCGCTGACGAACACGGTCGGGCCGTGGGTCATGGAGCTGGCCGAGAAGGGCGCCGACGCCGCGCTGGCCGGGGACCGGGCGTTGCGGCGCGGAGCGTACCTGCACGGCGGGCGGTGCGTGAAGGAGTCGCTCTCCCAGCTGTTCGGGCTGCCGTTCCAGCCCTTTTCCGTCCCGGAGCGTTAG
- a CDS encoding acetyl-CoA hydrolase/transferase C-terminal domain-containing protein, which translates to MRWNEMYRARITSAEEALRCIWPGAHVWIHGGCANPEELTRAMVGRAPELRDVEVSHLLTFGSADHVDPRYAGSFRHRAMFTGPNAREAVNAGRADYVPVFLSEIPRLIRAGILRVDVALVHLSRPDEHGFCSYGVSVECTKAAAEHAGQVVALVNKQMPRSLGDAFIHVSKLTHVVEIDRPVVELPQAGRVGPVARAIGEHVAGMIEDGDTLQMGIGEIPDAVLLFLKEKRHLGIHTEMFSDGVVELFESGVITGERKTLHPGKIVSSFVLGSRKTFAFLDNNPFVEFHPSDYVNDPFIIARHDNMVAINSALSVDLTGQVNSDSIGTSIYSGFGGQVDFIRGAARSNGGRPIIALPSTAKNDTLSRIVDTLAEGAGVVTTRADVHYVVTEYGVASLFGLSLRERARALIAIAHPGFRDQLLAAARKRNLL; encoded by the coding sequence ATGCGGTGGAACGAGATGTACCGCGCGCGCATCACTTCGGCCGAAGAGGCGCTGCGCTGCATCTGGCCGGGCGCCCACGTCTGGATCCACGGCGGTTGCGCCAACCCGGAGGAATTGACGCGCGCCATGGTCGGCCGCGCCCCGGAGCTCAGGGACGTCGAGGTATCGCACCTGCTCACCTTTGGGAGCGCGGACCACGTGGACCCCAGGTACGCCGGCTCCTTCCGCCATCGCGCCATGTTCACCGGGCCGAACGCGCGTGAGGCGGTGAACGCCGGGCGCGCCGACTACGTGCCGGTGTTCCTTTCCGAGATCCCCAGGCTCATCAGGGCGGGCATCCTGCGCGTGGACGTGGCGCTGGTGCACTTGTCGCGGCCCGACGAGCACGGCTTCTGCTCATACGGGGTCAGTGTCGAATGCACCAAGGCGGCGGCAGAGCATGCCGGCCAGGTGGTGGCGCTGGTGAACAAGCAGATGCCCCGCTCGCTGGGCGACGCGTTCATCCACGTGTCCAAGCTCACCCACGTCGTCGAGATAGACCGCCCGGTGGTCGAGCTGCCGCAGGCGGGCCGGGTCGGCCCGGTGGCACGGGCCATCGGCGAGCACGTCGCGGGGATGATCGAGGACGGCGACACCCTGCAGATGGGGATCGGCGAGATCCCGGACGCGGTGCTCCTGTTCCTCAAGGAGAAGCGCCACCTCGGCATCCACACCGAGATGTTCTCCGACGGGGTCGTGGAACTCTTCGAGAGCGGAGTCATAACCGGCGAACGGAAGACGCTCCATCCCGGCAAGATCGTCTCGTCGTTCGTGCTGGGCTCGCGGAAGACATTCGCCTTCCTCGACAACAATCCCTTCGTCGAGTTCCACCCGTCGGACTACGTCAACGACCCGTTCATCATCGCGCGGCACGACAACATGGTCGCGATCAACTCGGCTCTGTCCGTGGACCTGACGGGACAGGTCAACAGCGACTCCATCGGTACCAGCATCTACTCGGGGTTCGGGGGGCAGGTGGACTTCATCCGGGGCGCGGCGCGCTCCAACGGCGGGAGGCCGATCATCGCCCTGCCGTCCACGGCGAAGAACGACACGCTCTCCCGGATCGTGGACACGCTCGCGGAGGGCGCGGGTGTGGTCACGACGCGCGCCGACGTGCACTACGTGGTCACCGAGTACGGCGTGGCGTCGCTGTTCGGGCTGAGCCTGCGGGAGCGCGCGCGGGCGCTGATCGCGATCGCCCATCCCGGATTCCGCGACCAGCTCCTCGCCGCGGCCCGGAAGCGGAACCTGCTCTAG
- a CDS encoding 2-oxoacid:acceptor oxidoreductase family protein, with the protein MSTVFYRRFERHEHAEGLKAHATHYCPGCGHGLAHKYLADAIEDLGIQDRTVAVSPVGCAVFLYYYFDVGNTQAAHGRAPAVAVGHKLANPDSIVISYQGDGDLASIGLAEIVSTAQLGIPITVIFINNAIYGMTGGQMAPTSLMGQRTTTSPDGRVRAMGLPMRMAELIAGLDGPVYVERVALYDNKQRVRAKKAIRKAVDLQVRNKGFAFVEVLAECPTHLGLDPEQTEAWVRDQMVPVFPLGVKKDLTDAATVPPPARPSFVPEQLVAAVASSAEPAPRHAAGFPAHLARHDIALKLAGAGGDGAQTAALLITRAAINEGFDSTHIPSYGPESRGGTSYADVHVADGEVLSPAAPDPHILIAFNAPSLAKFGPLVRPGGTIVYDRSVIAEVPPLAEGVHAHGVPFTQIARDLGKAVVKNVVALGALQEATGIFPAGSFLTAMRQELREKCALIPLNEEAFARGQRAVRETAAEGTFAAR; encoded by the coding sequence ATGAGCACGGTCTTCTACCGCCGCTTCGAGCGGCACGAGCACGCCGAAGGGCTGAAGGCCCACGCGACCCACTACTGCCCCGGCTGCGGCCACGGACTGGCGCACAAGTACCTGGCGGACGCGATCGAGGATCTCGGCATCCAGGACCGCACCGTCGCGGTCTCGCCGGTGGGGTGCGCGGTCTTCCTGTATTACTACTTCGATGTGGGCAACACGCAGGCGGCGCACGGTCGCGCGCCGGCCGTCGCGGTCGGCCACAAGCTCGCCAACCCCGACTCGATCGTGATCAGCTACCAGGGCGACGGCGATCTCGCCTCCATCGGGCTCGCCGAGATCGTGAGCACGGCGCAGCTGGGGATCCCGATCACGGTGATCTTCATCAACAACGCGATCTACGGGATGACCGGCGGCCAGATGGCGCCGACCTCGCTGATGGGCCAACGGACGACCACGTCGCCCGACGGCCGCGTCAGGGCGATGGGCCTGCCGATGCGCATGGCCGAGCTGATCGCCGGGCTCGACGGCCCGGTCTACGTCGAGCGCGTCGCGCTGTACGACAACAAGCAGCGCGTGCGGGCCAAGAAGGCCATCCGCAAGGCGGTGGACCTGCAGGTGCGGAACAAGGGCTTCGCGTTCGTCGAGGTGCTCGCGGAGTGCCCGACGCACCTCGGTTTGGACCCGGAGCAGACGGAGGCGTGGGTGCGGGACCAGATGGTCCCCGTGTTCCCGCTCGGTGTGAAGAAGGACCTCACCGACGCCGCCACGGTACCGCCGCCGGCCCGGCCGAGCTTCGTGCCGGAGCAGCTCGTCGCGGCGGTCGCGTCGTCCGCGGAGCCGGCGCCGCGGCACGCCGCCGGCTTCCCGGCACACCTCGCGCGCCACGACATCGCGTTGAAGTTGGCCGGCGCGGGCGGCGACGGCGCGCAGACGGCGGCGCTGCTGATCACGCGGGCGGCGATCAACGAGGGCTTCGACTCGACGCACATCCCGAGCTACGGGCCCGAGTCCCGCGGCGGCACGTCGTACGCCGACGTGCACGTCGCCGACGGCGAGGTGCTCTCGCCGGCCGCGCCGGACCCGCACATCCTCATCGCGTTCAACGCGCCGAGCCTGGCCAAGTTCGGGCCCCTGGTCCGGCCCGGGGGGACCATCGTTTACGACCGCTCGGTGATCGCGGAGGTGCCGCCGCTGGCCGAGGGCGTGCACGCCCACGGCGTGCCGTTCACGCAGATCGCGCGCGACCTCGGCAAGGCGGTCGTCAAGAACGTGGTCGCGCTGGGCGCGCTGCAGGAGGCCACCGGCATCTTCCCCGCCGGGAGCTTCCTCACCGCGATGCGCCAGGAGCTGCGCGAGAAGTGCGCGCTCATCCCGCTCAACGAGGAGGCGTTCGCGCGGGGCCAGCGAGCGGTGCGCGAGACCGCGGCGGAAGGGACCTTCGCGGCCCGGTAA
- the vorB gene encoding 3-methyl-2-oxobutanoate dehydrogenase subunit VorB, producing MTATAATRKAAKPQPFLLPEYCKGCGRCISACPKDCLTAGTEINPATGLVPVLLDLTRCNGCGLCFDACPEPFGLQPQVGERTDFELRDPAKLFGERGAGAPVPEPIPDEVVPLGETEPQLIKGNYASAIGALIAGCRHVFGYPITPSTEGAELMAKVLPQLDGVFLQAVSEVATVNMMYGCGGAGLRAMTFTSSPGFSLMLEGISYMIGSEVPGVFVNVMRGGPGLGNIAPEQSDIKLACRGLGHGNTHAIVLAPATPQEMLDLTMLAFELSFVYRNPVVVLGDGYLGQITGKVRLPRTMVKPGLPAWAVWGDLAHRGNLINSIYLSEPDLEARNQHLDRKYARMSAAEQRADRYQCEDAETLLVACTTPSQMAKGAVRELRERGVKAGLFRPITLWPFPIDQLLPLLDHAHRIVVVEASSGQLEDELRLALSHARVLGPMPIEHIRRQGGMLPQQQEIVERVLAEEVLA from the coding sequence ATGACCGCGACCGCCGCGACCCGGAAGGCCGCCAAGCCGCAGCCGTTCCTCCTGCCGGAGTACTGCAAGGGCTGCGGACGCTGCATCAGCGCCTGTCCCAAGGACTGCCTCACGGCCGGGACGGAGATCAACCCCGCCACCGGCCTGGTGCCCGTCCTCCTCGACCTCACCCGCTGCAACGGCTGCGGCCTTTGCTTCGACGCCTGCCCCGAGCCGTTCGGGCTTCAGCCCCAGGTGGGCGAGCGGACCGACTTCGAGCTCCGGGATCCGGCCAAGCTGTTCGGGGAGCGCGGCGCGGGCGCACCGGTGCCCGAGCCGATCCCGGACGAGGTCGTGCCGCTCGGCGAGACCGAGCCGCAGCTGATCAAGGGCAACTACGCCTCCGCCATCGGGGCGCTCATCGCGGGGTGCCGGCACGTATTCGGCTACCCGATCACGCCGTCCACCGAAGGCGCGGAGCTGATGGCGAAAGTGCTGCCCCAGCTCGACGGCGTGTTCCTCCAGGCCGTCAGCGAAGTGGCGACGGTGAACATGATGTACGGTTGCGGCGGCGCGGGCCTCCGCGCCATGACGTTCACCAGCTCGCCGGGCTTCAGCCTGATGCTCGAGGGGATCTCGTACATGATCGGCTCCGAGGTCCCGGGCGTGTTCGTGAACGTGATGCGCGGCGGGCCGGGGCTCGGCAACATCGCACCCGAGCAGTCCGACATCAAACTGGCGTGCCGGGGCCTCGGCCACGGCAACACGCACGCCATCGTCCTCGCGCCGGCCACCCCGCAGGAGATGCTCGACCTCACGATGCTGGCCTTCGAGCTCTCGTTCGTCTACCGGAACCCCGTCGTGGTCCTCGGCGACGGCTACCTCGGCCAGATCACCGGGAAGGTGCGCCTGCCGCGCACCATGGTGAAGCCGGGCCTCCCCGCATGGGCCGTCTGGGGCGACCTCGCGCACCGCGGCAACCTGATCAACTCCATCTACCTCTCGGAGCCCGACCTCGAGGCGCGCAACCAGCACCTCGACCGGAAGTACGCGCGGATGAGCGCGGCCGAGCAGCGCGCCGACCGGTACCAGTGCGAAGACGCCGAGACGCTGCTCGTGGCCTGCACCACGCCCTCGCAGATGGCGAAGGGCGCGGTGCGGGAGCTGCGAGAGCGCGGCGTCAAGGCGGGACTCTTCCGGCCGATCACGCTGTGGCCCTTCCCGATCGACCAGCTGCTGCCGCTCCTCGACCATGCGCACCGGATCGTGGTCGTCGAAGCGAGCAGCGGCCAGCTGGAGGACGAGCTCCGCCTCGCGCTCTCCCACGCGCGGGTGCTCGGGCCGATGCCCATCGAGCATATCCGGCGTCAGGGCGGCATGCTCCCGCAACAGCAGGAGATCGTGGAACGCGTCCTGGCGGAGGAGGTCCTCGCATGA
- a CDS encoding biotin/lipoyl-containing protein codes for MTVYRVDIAGRQFTIEVDGDGVRVDGRRAEARLDDPGASPVRHLVRDGRSRAFVPIQGDETGHWRVLIGADRFDIEALDARALRALTGRGAASAVAGAVKAPMPGLVVRVLVREGDRVEAGAGLVVIEAMKMENELKAAAPGVVRRVLVEPGTGVEKGAVLVELEPSG; via the coding sequence GTGACGGTCTACCGGGTGGACATCGCGGGCCGCCAGTTCACGATCGAGGTGGATGGCGACGGCGTGCGGGTGGACGGCCGGCGCGCCGAGGCGCGTCTGGACGATCCCGGAGCCTCCCCGGTCCGGCACCTAGTGCGCGACGGGCGATCCCGCGCGTTCGTGCCCATCCAGGGTGACGAGACGGGGCATTGGCGCGTGCTCATCGGCGCCGACCGCTTCGACATCGAAGCGCTGGACGCGCGCGCGCTCCGGGCACTGACGGGCCGCGGCGCGGCGTCCGCCGTGGCGGGTGCCGTCAAGGCCCCGATGCCGGGACTGGTGGTGCGGGTGCTGGTCCGCGAGGGCGACCGCGTGGAGGCGGGCGCCGGGCTGGTGGTCATCGAGGCGATGAAGATGGAGAACGAGCTCAAGGCAGCGGCTCCGGGGGTGGTGCGCCGCGTCCTCGTCGAGCCGGGAACCGGGGTGGAGAAAGGCGCGGTCCTCGTGGAGCTCGAGCCCTCCGGTTGA
- the rplM gene encoding 50S ribosomal protein L13 — METFSVTPKDIEHHWFVVDATNVPLGRLASRVAQVIRGKHKPTFSPHLDTGDSVIVVNAAKVRLTGRKADQKGYFSHSGYMGHDKITPIRNVRPERVVQRAVFGMLPKSSLSRQVLRLKLRVYAGADHPHVAQRPAPLAVFAPKSKRKA; from the coding sequence ATGGAAACGTTCTCAGTTACGCCGAAGGACATCGAGCACCATTGGTTCGTGGTGGACGCCACCAACGTCCCCCTCGGCCGACTCGCGTCAAGGGTGGCACAGGTCATCCGCGGCAAGCACAAGCCTACCTTCAGCCCGCACCTCGACACCGGCGACAGCGTCATCGTGGTGAACGCGGCCAAGGTCCGGCTCACCGGCCGCAAGGCCGATCAGAAGGGCTACTTCAGCCATTCAGGCTACATGGGCCACGACAAGATCACGCCCATCCGGAACGTGAGGCCCGAGCGCGTCGTCCAGAGGGCGGTTTTCGGCATGCTGCCCAAGTCCTCGCTCTCCCGGCAGGTTCTGCGTCTCAAGCTGCGGGTTTACGCCGGTGCCGATCACCCGCACGTCGCCCAGCGGCCAGCGCCGCTCGCGGTGTTCGCCCCGAAGTCCAAGAGGAAGGCATGA